A stretch of DNA from Methanobrevibacter gottschalkii DSM 11977:
ATTTCCAATAGACATTAAAACTAAACCGGATTATATTCCATTTATTTTTAAATATATTGATTTAGGACTAAAAGCCATTAAAAAAAACTATAAAAAAGTTTATAGCAGATCTTATATTTATTCAAACCATTTTTTAGCTTTGGAATATAAATTTAAAAATCCGAATGCTGAATGGACAGCGGAATTCTCAGACCCATTACTTTTAAATCTCTACACCGGTGCGATTAAAAATTATCCAAGAGCTATTCTTGATAATTCGGATTATATAAATAAGCTTAATGAGAAAATAGAAAAGTTCAATGAAGTCAGTGATACTGATTTTAAAGCTTTGGACAATCCAAACAATACATTTTTTATGGCTGAATATCTGACATTCATATTTGCTGATAAAATCATATTTACAAACGAAAATCAAAGAGAAGTAATGTTATCAGTTTATGATAATGAGTTAAGAGAATTTGTAATGAATAAATCAAAGTTAGAAGCTCACCCAACTATTGATAAAAAATTTTATAATTTTAAAGATTGTGAAATCAGATTAGACAATAACAATATCAATATAGCTTATTTTGGTACTTATTATTACATTAGACATTTTGAATCACTGTTTTATGCATTTGAAGCACTTAATCACAAATATAAAGATAAAATTAAACTTTACTTTTTCACGTCACGTGCTGAATTACTAAAAGTCGCAACAGGCAGTTTAAAAATTTCAAATAATATTATCATTGAAAAACCATTAAAATACTTTGAATTTCTAAATGCAACTACAAAATTCGACATTTTACTTATAAATGATACAATTACCAAAGGTCATTTTAAAGTGAATCCATATTTACCTTCAAAATATTCTGATTACATCGGTTCGGGATCAGATATTTGGGGAATATGTGAAGAAGACAGCATATTGTCTAAAAAAGAATTAATGTATAAATCTTCAATGACTGATTATCAGAGTTCATGTGACGTTTTAATTGATATTCTAAATGATTATGGATATGAAGATCAGGATTACTATTTTGAAGATAATATATATGAAAAAAGAATAAATGAACTTAACTGGAGATTTGGTTTTGAATTTGACGAGCGAAAAAAATACCTTTCCCGATATAACAATTTAAAAGAAAAAAACATGACCTTAAATGGTGAACTGCAAACTTTAATGAATAAAAACAAGAAACTTAAAGCTGAAAATGATGTTTTAAGAAAGAAAAATAAGAATCTCAAAAAAGAAAATGAAACACTTGAATCCAAATACAACGAAATTGTTAATTCAAATAGCTGGAAAATAACAGAACCTTTAAGAAAACTTAAAAACAGTAAATAGAAGGTAAATAAAATGGTAAAGGTTTCAGTAATATTAACTGCATTCAATGAAGAGAAATATATTGGGAAAGCTATTGACAGCATATTAAAACAGACCTTAACTGATTTTGAATTAATTATCGTTAATGATGGGTCAACAGACAATACGCTAAACATTATCAACAGCTTTGAAGATGAACGAATTAAATTAATCAGTCACGACAACATAGGACCTGGAGCAAGTAGAAATAAAGCACTGAATATTGCAAAGGGAGAATATATAATGTATCTTGATGGTGATGATTGGTATCGAGTCGACGGCTTGGAAATAGCTTACAGTGAAGCAAAAGATAAAGATACTGACTTTACATTCTATCAAATGATCAATTATGATGAAAAAACTGGAAAAACATATGAAAATGATTGGTTTAACTTAAATATCTTTGATGAATCATTTGAAAATACTGTTTTCAACATTAATGATTTTAAAGGTTCAATTTTTGACTTGTCTGTTGGTGTTTGTCAAAAAATATATAATACATCATTCCTAAAACGTATTGATGCTAAATTTCCAGAAGGAATCTTATTTGAGGATATGCCCTTTTTTTATTATGTATTATTAAAAGCAGACAAAATTTCCATTATTAAACAGCAGTTATACTACAGAAGAAAACATGATGGATCCATCACACATGTAGTTGATGAGAAATTCTTAGATACTGTTCCTGCAGGCCAGGAACTAATTTTCCATTATTAAACAGCAGTTATACTACAGAAGAAAACATGATGGATCCATCACACATGTAGTTGATGAGAAATTCTTAGATACTGTTCCTGCAGGCCAGGAACTAATTANNNNNNNACAGCAGTTATACTACAGAAGAAAACATGATGGATCCATCACACATGTAGTTGATGAGAAATTCTTAGATACTGTTCCTGCAGGCCAGGAACTAATTAGAATATTTATGGAAAATGGATGGTATGATACATACAAATTTGACTTACTTGCCTATAAAATTAATGGACCTCGTTTTGCTTTAAGAGACATTGAAGAAAATTATAAGATTCCGCTTTACATGTTAATTAAAAAAGACTACCATTCAATTAAACAAAGCAAATATTATCAGGACTATTTGGACAATCTTGGTCCGGTAAAGAAAAAATTCTTTTTAGACATAATAAAATCAAAAAATTATAATGACTATTTGGCACTTAACTCAGACAAAGACAATTATTAAATAAAACAATCCATGTTTTTAATTCAAAAATATTACAAAACATTTTATTAAATTAAAAACATATTATTAATATTAAAATGTTTCATAGGTGTATCAATGAATATAACAGTCGGTGTTATTGGAGCAGGTGCCCTCGGTACTGCAATATCCCAAAATATTAGTGGAAATGTAGCTGAGATAATATTACTTTTAAGAAATAAAGAACTTTGCGATGAAATTAATAATTGCAGATACAATTCTCAGTATTATCCAAATTATAAGTTAAAGGATAATATTAAAGCTACTTTGGAAACAGGTGATTTATCAAATTGTGATATTATTTTTTTAGCAATTCCCTCTTCTGCTTTTAGAAAAACATTAAAAGATTTACAGGATATTGTAAAAAAAGATGTTATTATTGTCACTACAGCTAAAGGAATTGAATATCCATCATTAAAAACAATGGGTAATTTAATTGAAGAATATTTTGATGAAAATTATGTTGCACTGTCAGGCCCTAATTTTGCATCTGAAATAATGTTAAATCTGCCAACAGTAACAAATATTGCTTCTAAAAGTTATGAAAACTCAGTTAAGGTAAAAAAAGTGTTATCAACTAAGCAATTTAAAGTGAAAATTATTGAGGATATTTATGGAATCGAACTTTGCGGAATATTAAAAAATATTAATGCAATAGCCAATGGTATTTGCGAAGGTATCAATATTAATGAAAATGCAAGATTTGCTGTTTTAACTAAAGGTTTTAACGATACAATCACCATCATAAAAGCAATCGGAGGTAAATCTGAAACGGTTCATGAATATTGCGGATTTGGAGATTTGATATTGACTTCAACTTCACGTGAAAGCAGAAATCATACCCTGGGAATATTATACGGTCAAAGATTGATCATCAATGAGAATGCTAACGGAGTTGTATTTGAAGGAAAAAATTCGATTAAAGCCATCAGAGATATCTGTTTAAAAAATAATATCCATAGTGATATTGTAAACTTTGTATATGATGTAATGATTAGAAAAGTAACACCTACAATAGCGTTCAACAATTTATGGGAAAACATGGAATAAAATGGTGAAATGATGATTGGTGTAATTTTATCAGCCGGAATGGGAACAAGATTAAGACCATTAACAGACGAAATTCCAAAACCGTTACTGGAAATCAACAATACAACTTTGCTTGAGAGAATGATTAGAAACTGTATAAATGCAGGAATCCGTGAATTTATATTAATTGTCGGATATGAAAAAGAAAAAGTTTTTGAAATTGCTCCGAAACTTGAGGAAAAATTAGACATATCCATCAGAATAATTGAAAATATGGAATATGATGCAACTAACACTTCTGTGTCAGCTTATCTTGCAAGTTCTTACATTGAAAAAGAGAATTTAGATGATTTTATACTAATTAACGGAGATAATGTGGTAGATCCTGAAATTATCACAAGAATTGCAAAAACAGACAATACTAGTTTAATTGTAGATAACTTTAAAGACTTGAATGGAGAATCATTTAAATTGATTTTAAAGGATGTAAAAAAAGCAGATAACAGCATTGCAAATGGTATTATATCTGAAATCGGAAAAGAAATTGATATACCCTCATCAACTGGTGAATTTATTGGTGTTTCAAAAGTTATTAAAGAGGATGTAAGTCGTTTTAATGAAATTTTAATCAGATTAATTGATGAAGACAGGCAAAATTATTATGATTTTGCATATAAACCTCTCTCAAGAGATAGAAAAATTGATTTTGTGTTAACAAATGGTCTTAAATGGACTGAAATTGATGATTATAATGACTGGAAAACCGCAAATGGATTAATTAAAGAATTTGAGAACTAAAAATTTAATCTAATTAGAATTGAACCCTAACTATAAAATATATTGTGATTGAAATGGCTTTAATAGGAAAAATTAATAACTTAAAAGAATGCTTGGATAACACCAAAATTTATGACAGTTATTACAGTGCCGAAATTGATGAAAGCATTATTTATCTGGAGTCAAGAAACGGCATGGATTTTACTGGAAATATTTTTAGAATAACTGAAGAGTTATCCACAGGCAAATATGGTAATTTTAAGATATATGTTTATGCAGCAAAAAGTATTAAAGCTAAAATTGAGTTATTTAAACGGAATTATAATTTAAAAATAACTAAAATCATAACTGATGAAGATGAAGCAACTAAAATCTTACATAAAGCTAAATATATCTTCACAGATTCAGGCATTAGATATAAATATGTTAAAAAACCGGGGCAAATTTTCGTCAATACCTGGCACGGCACTCCATTAAAATTAATGGGATTCGACAACCCATCAGAAAAACATAATGTTGGAATCATACAGAGATCTTTTCTTTTCAGTGATTATATTTTATTTCCAAATGAATATATGTTAGATAGAATGTCTCATGCGTATATGATTGATAAAGTTTATGGAGGGACATTTTTATTAGAGGGATATCCTAGAAATAGTGTTTTTTTAAAGGATAACTCCAATTATAAGGAAAAATTAAATTTAAAAGATAAAGAAGTTTTTGTATATATGCCTACATTTAAAGGAATTGTGAATAATAGAAAAGATGAAAAACAGAAAAATGATGTCAATAAGTTTTTGAATAAATTAAATTCAAAATTAAATGACAATCAGATATTGTTTGTTAAATTTCATCCGTACAATCAGTCCAAAATCGATTTTTCTAAATTTAATCATATTAAAGAGTATCCAAAAAACTTTGAAAATTATGATATATTAAATGCTGCTGATGTTCTCATTACTGATTATTCTAGTGTATTTTTTGATTTTGCAAGTACTAGAAGAAAAATTATTATTTTTAACTATGATCAGGATGAATATCTCAAAGATAGGGGATTATATTTTCCTCTTGAAGATTTACCATTCCCTAAAGTCCAGAATATTAATGATCTGGTATGTGAGTTAAATTCTCCGAAAAATTATGACGATACAAAGTTTACCGAGGAATACTGCAAATATGATTCAACCAATAGTGCAGAACATATATGTGAAACTGTAATTAATGGTAAAATCGAATGCGATTACAAGATAATCAGTAATGCAAATAAGAATATATTAATTTATCTGGGATCTATGGAGAATAATCAGGCAAAAAGTCAGCTTATTCAAATCCTTGAAAATACGGATGATAATATCAATATTTTCCTGTCATTTAAACCTTGGAATAAAAATATTAAAGAAAACCATTTAAATTTATTAAAGGATATTCCAAATACTATTGAATTTTTACCGTTAAGTTATAATTTAACCCCAACATTCAAAGAAAAAGTGGAATTGAACAGATTTATAAAAAAAGGCACTGATTTGAATTTGGAACTAACAGAAATGTTTAATAGGAATTATAAAAGACAATACGGTGATTTTAAATTCGATTTAATAATTGATTTTATAAGTAATGATCCGGAACAGTCATTAACATATGCATGTTCTAATTCAAAAAATGCGATTATCATAAATGAAGAAACACAACCGAAAGTTTACAATCAATTTAATAAAATTTACAGATTATCCGAGTTCAATATAAAAAATATATGTGATGAAATAATCAGATAATATTTAAAATATTAAATTAAAACATCAGACCACTCATAATCCTCACCAGCATATAAGCTAATCAGACAGCTAGTTAAACAGACAAGAATATATATTACAGATGCACTTAATGGCGCATATTCTAAAAAGACTGTAAATCCAATTATCACCGCTGCACTAAAAACTATTTTATTCATATGAGCATATGAGAGTATGCCTAAAATCACTGGTGCAGATATTATAGCCAAAATATACCATATGCAATCAGTCAAGGGCACTAAATTGCCAACATTGAAGTTGAACAATGAAATGAACATATACATCTCTAGAACTGTTAAAAAGAATCCCTGAACTCCACCTGCAATAGCCTGTGCCGATGTATGTTTTTCAAGTGTCACTCTTGACCATATCAAAATTGGATAAATTATCCCAAATAATGCACCAGTTGGTCCTAAAAGTAGAATTAATGCACCAACGGGACCTGAAAGTCCAGTTGTATGGACACTTATTTTCCATTTTACAGTTATCAGCAGTACCACTCCTGTATTTATTGAGTAGCATAAAAGAAGAGCTGTTAGAAAATCATTAGTCCCCAATATTAAGGAGACCAGAAAACCGATGAAATATGATATTATTCCAACAATTAGGGGAGTGAAGCGGTCTTTGCGATTTGAAATATCTCTATCAGTATCAAGTCTTTTAGCCCAATAAACAATAATAATCATTGGTAGAATTGATGTGAAAACCAGTGAAATTGACTCCAAAACTATGAAGCTATTGAAATTTCCATTTGATAGAATTATACATATTATAAGAAATAATGGAATGCATATGATTGGGGGATTTGTGATTGCCGATATTGTTTTAGCTGCTTTTAGTCTGTTCATAAGATTATTTATACTACTTTGGAATTAATAAGTATTATGAAAGTTAATTTAAAACCCCATGCAATGATGTATCCTTCACCTGCTGTTGTTGCAAGTGCTTATGATAATGATGGAAAAGTTGACGCCTGCACTCTTGCTTTTGCAGCAATGTGTTCCCACAGGCCTCCTGCCGTAATGATAGCAATCAATTCCACTTTAAAGAGAAAAACATTAGCAAGTATCCTAAAGACAAAGGAGTTTTGTTTAGGTTTTCCAAGTATTGAA
This window harbors:
- a CDS encoding glycosyltransferase family 2 protein, whose amino-acid sequence is MVKVSVILTAFNEEKYIGKAIDSILKQTLTDFELIIVNDGSTDNTLNIINSFEDERIKLISHDNIGPGASRNKALNIAKGEYIMYLDGDDWYRVDGLEIAYSEAKDKDTDFTFYQMINYDEKTGKTYENDWFNLNIFDESFENTVFNINDFKGSIFDLSVGVCQKIYNTSFLKRIDAKFPEGILFEDMPFFYYVLLKADKISIIKQQLYYRRKHDGSITHVVDEKFLDTVPAGQELIFHY
- a CDS encoding NAD(P)H-dependent glycerol-3-phosphate dehydrogenase, whose product is MNITVGVIGAGALGTAISQNISGNVAEIILLLRNKELCDEINNCRYNSQYYPNYKLKDNIKATLETGDLSNCDIIFLAIPSSAFRKTLKDLQDIVKKDVIIVTTAKGIEYPSLKTMGNLIEEYFDENYVALSGPNFASEIMLNLPTVTNIASKSYENSVKVKKVLSTKQFKVKIIEDIYGIELCGILKNINAIANGICEGININENARFAVLTKGFNDTITIIKAIGGKSETVHEYCGFGDLILTSTSRESRNHTLGILYGQRLIINENANGVVFEGKNSIKAIRDICLKNNIHSDIVNFVYDVMIRKVTPTIAFNNLWENME
- a CDS encoding phosphocholine cytidylyltransferase family protein; this translates as MIGVILSAGMGTRLRPLTDEIPKPLLEINNTTLLERMIRNCINAGIREFILIVGYEKEKVFEIAPKLEEKLDISIRIIENMEYDATNTSVSAYLASSYIEKENLDDFILINGDNVVDPEIITRIAKTDNTSLIVDNFKDLNGESFKLILKDVKKADNSIANGIISEIGKEIDIPSSTGEFIGVSKVIKEDVSRFNEILIRLIDEDRQNYYDFAYKPLSRDRKIDFVLTNGLKWTEIDDYNDWKTANGLIKEFEN
- a CDS encoding CDP-glycerol glycerophosphotransferase family protein, whose amino-acid sequence is MALIGKINNLKECLDNTKIYDSYYSAEIDESIIYLESRNGMDFTGNIFRITEELSTGKYGNFKIYVYAAKSIKAKIELFKRNYNLKITKIITDEDEATKILHKAKYIFTDSGIRYKYVKKPGQIFVNTWHGTPLKLMGFDNPSEKHNVGIIQRSFLFSDYILFPNEYMLDRMSHAYMIDKVYGGTFLLEGYPRNSVFLKDNSNYKEKLNLKDKEVFVYMPTFKGIVNNRKDEKQKNDVNKFLNKLNSKLNDNQILFVKFHPYNQSKIDFSKFNHIKEYPKNFENYDILNAADVLITDYSSVFFDFASTRRKIIIFNYDQDEYLKDRGLYFPLEDLPFPKVQNINDLVCELNSPKNYDDTKFTEEYCKYDSTNSAEHICETVINGKIECDYKIISNANKNILIYLGSMENNQAKSQLIQILENTDDNINIFLSFKPWNKNIKENHLNLLKDIPNTIEFLPLSYNLTPTFKEKVELNRFIKKGTDLNLELTEMFNRNYKRQYGDFKFDLIIDFISNDPEQSLTYACSNSKNAIIINEETQPKVYNQFNKIYRLSEFNIKNICDEIIR